From Desulfoplanes formicivorans:
ATATAAAGAATTGTTAATTTTTGCAAGAAAAATTTGGTTTTTTCCCAAAGGTTTTCCATAAAGATGTCAAAATTGATTTATCCACTTGATATTTTAGAAGAACGTAACTTGATGCTCAGCTCCTGCCACAATCCTTGATGTTATGGTCAATTTGGTCATGGCATGTATTGTGATTGAAAATGAATTTTGAATCGTTATATAGTATTATGATGTATTTATGTCTAACAATTATATTGTATGTATGAACAAGAATATGAAAGAAACAGATATTTTTTGATTTATTTTGTAGTGGGTGCATGTGTTCACTGTCCGGTATGAGTACAACGTATTTAGACAAGATACATTGCATAAAAAACCGGTCTCTTCTCCGTTGGATATGACGGTGAAAAGACCGGGTTGTCGTGGCCATGTAAAGAGGTCAGAATCCTCTGTTGAAATTGACCCAGACTTTTGGCCGAGAAGTTGTCGTTAGACAGGATGGGATGGTTGTATTTTACTGCACATACCCCCATTCCTTGAGTCGGGTGTAGGCATACTTGGCCTGCTCACCCTGGTTTACCGACTGCAGAAATTGGTAGTACTGCTTGGCCGCATCCTGGCGGTGGCCCATTTTTTCCAGGGCCAGGCCCTTGTAAAAAGATGTGTACGGATTGCCGGGAAGTTGTTTGTCATAGGCCGTGAAGTTTTTCAGGGCCTTGTCGTATTCCCGGGTGCCGAGCTGGGCCATGCCGGCCACCTGGAGTGCCTGGGGCTCCTGGGGATATACGGCCTGGGCCCGGGTCGCCCGACGGGCTGCCTCCGCATAATTTTTCTGTACCAGCCTGCATTTGGCCAAAAGCAGAAGTCCGGCATAGTCATTGGGCGTATGCTTCAGAGCGGCTTCAAAATGCTTGGCGGCCTGAGCATAATCTTTTTTCCCCATGAAGTCCGATCCCTTTTGCATTTCCTGGATGGCCGGCTTGATGCGCCTGAGGGATGCGGTGTTATCCAGATACCGTTCCCGATTGAGCCGGTATTCACTTGAGGTGGCGTACTTGCCTGCTGCTGCTTGTCTTGCCGTTGCCAGCCGCTCGCTGGACATGGGGTGGGTGGCGAACATGAGTTCCAGAGCGCTGGGGTTTGCCTGGTGCTGTTCATTGAGCATGTCCATGAGTCCCACCATGCCCTCGGTATCATAACCTGCCCGCATCATGTAGAGCATGCCCAGATCGTCGGCCTGACGTTCGTCTTCCCGGCTGTAGCGAGCCAGCAATGCTCCTGTTCCAAGGTTGCCCAGCCCTGCGGCAATATCCCCCATGTTTTCACTTACCGTACCGGCCACGGCTGCTCCCAGCCCCACAACCAGGGATGTCAGTTGCCCCTTGCTCATGCGTGCGGCCGTGTGCCTGGCGTTGACGTGCCCCAGTTCATGGCCCAGCAGGGCGGCCAGTTCTGCTTCGTTGTCCAGTTGGAGCATGATGGCCCTGGTGAGTCCGATGCTGCCGCCAGGAAAGGCGTAGGCATTCACGTAGACGGCGTTGAGGGGCCGAAAGGAATAGGGCATGTCGGGACGATGGGTTTTGGTGGCCAGACTCATGCCCACCTCTGTTACGTATTGACTCAGCGCCTGATCCTGTACGGCCCCGTAGTC
This genomic window contains:
- a CDS encoding M48 family metalloprotease, which gives rise to MYFPPPLSRRDFLKISALSLVGLTAGCAANPVTGESQFMLVSRDQEISIDKQQSPYQFSADYGAVQDQALSQYVTEVGMSLATKTHRPDMPYSFRPLNAVYVNAYAFPGGSIGLTRAIMLQLDNEAELAALLGHELGHVNARHTAARMSKGQLTSLVVGLGAAVAGTVSENMGDIAAGLGNLGTGALLARYSREDERQADDLGMLYMMRAGYDTEGMVGLMDMLNEQHQANPSALELMFATHPMSSERLATARQAAAGKYATSSEYRLNRERYLDNTASLRRIKPAIQEMQKGSDFMGKKDYAQAAKHFEAALKHTPNDYAGLLLLAKCRLVQKNYAEAARRATRAQAVYPQEPQALQVAGMAQLGTREYDKALKNFTAYDKQLPGNPYTSFYKGLALEKMGHRQDAAKQYYQFLQSVNQGEQAKYAYTRLKEWGYVQ